Proteins encoded in a region of the Drosophila busckii strain San Diego stock center, stock number 13000-0081.31 chromosome 2L, ASM1175060v1, whole genome shotgun sequence genome:
- the LOC108607947 gene encoding protein FAM151B translates to MGRFNKTGKVVSKAANLTAISWAHAVNSQQLLAEALNADIDMIEADIVLGQLNGEGEQLPVMAHPPANISDLTLEDFLHQIKAHNEVHEGAEKGVKLDFKSIEVFEGALDILDATIPKMSYPIWLNADIINGPVEALSSTPVDPARFFAGCMRYKQAVLSIGWTTRWGPDYREGMYTDAQCSAMLQSIQDNNVTSTGQPITFPVRAGIAAQSEEQLHKLLASVNSTNECTLTIWSSAGDYVDVELLRKLIFSFGVERVYLDVPAELAAQLDLGNTGKATATFNSLVSFGFVSLCFWAVSSWLQMQLK, encoded by the exons ATGGGGCGCTTTAATAAGACTGGTAAAGTCGTTAGCAAGGCGGCTAATTTGACTGCAATAAGCTGGGCTCATGCTGTTAATAGTCAACAGCTGCTCGCCGAGGCGTTAAACG CTGACATTGACATGATCGAAGCGGACATTGTGCTAGGTCAGCTAAATGGCGAGGGAGAGCAACTGCCTGTAATGGCGCATCCACCTGCCAATATCTCTGATCTAACGCTGGAGGACTTTCTGCATCAGATTAAGGCACACAATGAGGTGCACGAAGGCGCTGAGAAGGGCGTTAAATTGGATTTTAAATCCATCGAAGTGTTTGAGGGCGCGCTGGACATACTGGATGCAACCATACCAAAG ATGAGCTATCCCATTTGGTTAAATGCTGATATTATAAATGGACCAGTGGAGGCGCTGAGTTCAACGCCTGTGGATCCAGCGCGTTTCTTTGCCGGCTGCATGCGCTATAAGCAAGCTGTACTCTCCATTGGCTGGACCACGCGCTGGGGTCCCGACTATCGCGAAGGAATGTACACCGATGCACAATGCAGTGCAATGTTGCAGTCCATACAGGACAACAATGTGACCTCCACAGGTCAACCCATAACATTTCCGGTGCGTGCCGGCATTGCGGCTCAGAGCGAGGAGCAGCTGCATAAGCTGCTGGCTTCGGTAAACTCTACAAATGAGTGCACGCTGACTATTTGGTCCTCTGCCGGCGACTATGTGGATGTGGAGCTGCTGCGTAAGCTGATCTTTAGCTTTGGTGTGGAGCGTGTTTATCTCGATGTGCCTGCAGAGCTTGCAGCGCAGCTTGACTTGGGCAATACGGGCAAGGCTACGGCAACGTTCAACTCCTTGGtgagctttggctttgttagCCTTTGCTTCTGGGCCGTGTCCAGTTGGctgcaaatgcagctaaaatga
- the LOC108607948 gene encoding mannose-P-dolichol utilization defect 1 protein homolog — MADLIKKGALLLMNQKCYDNYFLEHNFFDVPCFKALLSKGLGLGIIAGSVLVKVPQVMKILQNKSGEGINLFGVMLDLLAITFHMSYNFMHGYPFSSWGDNTFLALQTVAIAALVLFFAGRKPHAFIFLLAYATLLYVLNSGLTSMKVLLTIQSCNIPILLVGKLSQAMTNYKAGSTGQLSAATVIMMFAGSLARIFTSIQETGDTMIIVTFVASTFANGVILAQLLYYWNKPAAGAAAAKSKSKKPKTKKDD, encoded by the exons ATGGCCGATCTTATCAAAAAAGGAGCGCTATTGCTTATGAATCAGAAATGCTATGACAATTACTTTTTGGAGCACAACTTCTTTGATG TGCCCTGCTTCAAGGCTTTGTTGAGCAAAGGTCTGGGTTTGGGCATTATAGCCGGCTCAGTGCTGGTCAAAGTGCCGCAAGTGatgaaaatattgcaaaacaAATCAGGCGAGGGCATAAATCTGTTTGGTGTTATGCTTGATCTGCTGGCTATAACATTCCACATGTCCTACAACTTTATGCATGGCTATCCCTTCAGCTCCTGGGGTGACAATACTTTCCTGGCACTACAAACTGTGGCCATAGCTGCTCTAGTGCTGTTCTTTGCTGGCCGCAAACCCCATGCATTCATCTTTCTGCTTGCTTATGCTACGCTATTGTATGTGCTTAACTCTGGCTTGACTTCAATGAAAGTGCTGCTGACCATTCAAAGCTGCAACATACCCATACTGCTGGTGGGCAAGCTCTCGCAGGCCATGACTAATTACAAAGCTGGCTCCACGGGTCAGCTCTCAGCCGCTACAGTCATCATGATGTTTGCCGGCTCGCTGGCGCGCATCTTCACTTCCATACAAGAGACAGGGGATACCATGATCATAGTTACCTTTGTCGCATCCACTTTTGCCAACGGCGTCATCTTGGCACAGCTGCTTTACTATTGGAATAAgcctgctgctggcgctgccgctgccaagAGCAAATCGAAGAAGCCCAAGACCAAGAAGGATGATTAA
- the LOC108607949 gene encoding inosine triphosphate pyrophosphatase: protein MSKPITFVTGNAKKLEELLAILGPCFPRTIVSKKIDLPELQGEIEEIAKKKCREAARQVNGPVLVEDTCLCFNALEGLPGPYIKWFLEKLQPEGLHRLLTGWEDKGAKAICTFGYCESSEAEPMLFQGITKGTIVEPRGSREFGWDPVFQPDGYDQTYAELPKAEKNKISHRYRALAALQKHFELD from the exons ATGTCGAAACCAATTACGTTTGTAACGGGCAACGCCAAGAAGCTGGAGGAGCTGCTGGCCATACTTGGGCCCTGCTTTCCGCGCACTATAGTCTCTAAGAAGATCGACTTACCCGAGCTGCAGGGCGAGATTGAAGAGATAGCGAAAAAGAAGTGCAGAGAAGCGGCGCGTCAGGTTAACGGTCCCGTGCTGGTCGAGGATACGTGTCTGTGCTTTAATGCGTTGGAAGGTCTGCCTGGTCCTTATATCAAATGGTTTCTGGAGAAACTGCAGCCCGAGGGCTTGCATCGTCTGCTCACAGGCTGGGAGGATAAAGGTGCAAAGGCCATTTGCACATTTGGTTACTGCGAGAGCAGCGAAGCCGAGCCAATGCTCTTCCAGGGCATAACCAAGGGAACTATTGTAGAGCCACGTGGATCACGCGAATTTGGCTG GGATCCCGTGTTCCAGCCTGATGGCTATGACCAAACATATGCAGAGCTGCCCAAGGCCGAGAAGAACAAAATCTCACATCGTTATAgagcgctggcagcgctgcagaAGCACTTTGAGCTGgattaa